Sequence from the Selenomonadales bacterium genome:
TATGCCGGCAGGAAGTTTAGCATATCCGGAAAAGAGAACAAGGTTGGTGTCCATGATTGACCTCCTTAATGAATACTAAGACTTTTTACAGCAATATTTACTTCAAGTACTGTCAGTCCGGTCATAGCTTCTACGACTTCTTTGATCTTGGCTTGTGTTGCTTTGACCACTTCATGGATGCGATAGCCATATCGAATCGTTACATCAAGCGAAACCGATACGCCACGATCTTGCTCTTGCATGTTTTTGATGCGAACTTGCGATGTTTTGGTGATCTCACATTCATGGGTCGCTACATAATCAACGATCGACGCGATAGCTGCATCAGAGATGAGCAATTTGCCATAGTAACTGAAAGCCGGTCGTACGATCGATTTTTCGCCGACTCGTCTGCGACGGCGATTTTTTGAGGACGTGAAGAATATCTCGAGTGCGGAGAAATGCTCTTTCAGCTCAATGTTCGGTACAGGGATGATATGTTTCCCTTCTTTCAGACGAGATTCACGAGCTTTGGCGATCTCGCGCTGTGTAGCGATATCATGAATATAGATGAATTGGCTGATCGCAGGCAGTTGCAAAACCTTGGCGATCTTGTTGACCATGTTGTCCGATGTACCGAGAATCAATATTTTCTGTGGTTGTACACGTGCGATCGCATCACGTACCTCTTGTGCGTGATCATCATGCGTAAAAATAGCACGTCGAACAGCTTGGATCTTGCTCGCTTCTTTTTTGGCGGAATGACCTGCAATGATTTTGCTGTCTTTAATTAAAATACCATCGTCTATGATAGTGTCGACTTTATGTTCATGGGCAACCGTCAGTGCGCGGTGACTTTTCCCTGTTCCGCTTGGCCCTACTAATGCAATGACTTCCATAAATCCTCCTGCGCTTATCTATACTGCTCGTTTAATCTTGCTTGCAGTGCATCGGCATACAATATATTGGTATTCCAGATTCCCAACTTTTCAGGGAATCTGCCGCGCATTCCGTGGAAATCCGATCCACCTGTGATCATACATTGTCTGTCTTTGGCAATAGCTTCA
This genomic interval carries:
- a CDS encoding Asp23/Gls24 family envelope stress response protein, yielding MEVIALVGPSGTGKSHRALTVAHEHKVDTIIDDGILIKDSKIIAGHSAKKEASKIQAVRRAIFTHDDHAQEVRDAIARVQPQKILILGTSDNMVNKIAKVLQLPAISQFIYIHDIATQREIAKARESRLKEGKHIIPVPNIELKEHFSALEIFFTSSKNRRRRRVGEKSIVRPAFSYYGKLLISDAAIASIVDYVATHECEITKTSQVRIKNMQEQDRGVSVSLDVTIRYGYRIHEVVKATQAKIKEVVEAMTGLTVLEVNIAVKSLSIH